The sequence below is a genomic window from Dehalococcoidales bacterium.
CGGAACTCTATTGGCGCTATTGGCTATAAAAAACTCGAGATCATGGGAATATTTTACATAATCCTGATTGAAGTCGGATGTGGAAACCAACCAGATATGGTTTTCAAATCCGCTGATTAAATTATCCTGCCAAGTCATACGGTCCAATTCTAATGCCAGGCTACGCGGTTTAAGAAGTGCTTGCCGTACTTCTTCGGCATTTTTCATGCTGGTGCCTAATAGATTGCACAGCTTTTCCATTGCTGCCAAAATATAATCAGGATTCGGTGAGGGTGGATAACCAAAAGGGATAGTATTAATTCCTTTAAGTTCCAATACCTCCATCAACATCAATGTATTTGAACAATCACCGCCGGTAACACAAATAACAGTGTCGACCTCATTTTCTAAACAGGCTCCATAAATACCCTTTATCCAGGTGCAGGTATTAAGGGAAAAACCGGCTTTTTCAGCAATATCAACTAGTTTATTAGGATTTGGATGGCTAATAAATAAATTGTTCAAATCAATCGGTTGGCAATCAGCGGCAATCAGGCACTCCAGAGGTATGGTGGTAGTAATTCCTACGCTTTTCATAGTGGCTGATGGAACATTTCTCCTGGCAAAAAACGTGTTTTTTGCCAGATGTTTTTGATTTGTCTGATACGAGATTGGCGATCACTAGCCCAGATAATAAAATAATCCGGAATGCGGCCGGGCTTTGCCGGATTAAAGACTTCCACATGGCGATACCCCTGCCCTTTCAGGTTTTCTGCATAAAGGTTGATCATTTTTAGCCGTGCTTTAAGTGGGGGTATCTGGCCTTCGGCCAGGTCTTTGGCGGTTCCCTGCCATCCATTGGTGCCAAAAAAACGGGTGAGCGAATATCTGCAGTTTGGGCGGCTAATATTTTTAAACAAGGCGTTTTCCAGCGGGAATATAAATAGCATGTCCATGCGATAGCCCTGCCAATTTGTTCCGCCGGTAATAATTTTTTTCATAGTTGACCAGCGTAAACGCGAGTATCCAGATGGATCTATTATGCATAAAATGTCGGAAGAGCGTGGAATTTGATCGAAAATCTGACGCCGGGTAGAGTCATAAAGTATGTTACCGCTAATAACCAGTGCATCTATGCCGGAAAATTCCGCGGGATGATCCGCGCTTGGTACAGCAAATACGTAGCGCCCAAAACCGGGTTTAATTCTTAAAGCCCTGTGGCTTAAATCCTTCACTATTGCTCCTGATTCTTTACATCTATACTCGCCGGGTTTAGCAAAAAGTTCCAGGTAGCAATAACCCTGGGCTGATCCGCCTGAAGCGAAACTCTTCAGGAAGTCCTCCAGGCATTCCAGTTTGTGGCAATATACTTTAGATACCAGACGGGGGTCGGGTTGCTTTATCATCTTCCTCTCCCCTCAGATTATAAAAAGCTCTGATGCCCGGATAAATAGCTTTTGGGCCGAGTTCAGCTTCGATTTTTAAAAGACGATTGTATTTTGCAGTTCTCTCGCTGCGGCAGGGGGCTCCTGTTTTTATCTGGCCTGTTCCCATAGCAACAGCAAGGTCTGCAATAGTGGTATCTTCTGTTTCTCCGCTGCGATGAGAGACTACCGCGGTGAAAGAAGCTTTACGCGCCATTTCGATAGCAGCCAAGGTTTCGCTGACGGTTCCTATCTGGTTAAGCTTAATTAAAATGGAGTTGGAGGCGCGGCTTTTAATACCTTTTCCAAGCCGGTCAATATTGGTTACATAAAGGTCGTCACCCACTAATTGTACGTTATTGCCAGCTTTATTATTGAGCTTTTGCCAGCCTTCCCAGTCATCTTCATCTAGCCCATCTTCAATGCTGATCACGGGGTATTCATTTATCAACTTAACATAATAATCAATTAGTTGACGACTGGCGAGCTTTTTATTCTCTTGGGCGAGCAGGTAAGTATTCTCGGAATAAAACTCGCTGGCGGCAACGTCCAGTGCCACATGGCAGTCCTTACCTGGAAAATAACCGGCTTTTTCTATGGCTTCGATGATAATATCTATGGCAGTAGTGTTGGATGGAAGGGACGGGGCGAATCCGCCCTCGTCACCTACGGTAGTCCCCAATTTGTAATGAGAAAGCACTGCTTTCAGACTGTGATAAACCTCTGCTCCCATTTGCAGGGCACCTGAAAAACTGCCTGCACCGGTTGGCATTACCATGAACTCCTGGAAATCGGTGGAGTTGGCAGCATGCCTTCCACCATTCAGTATATTAAACATGGGTACCGGCAGGCACATGTCTTCGCCGCGATTCAAGTACTTGTATAGTGGTTGAAGGGTGTAATTTGCGGCTGTGTAAGCAGCAGCCAATGAGATTCCGAGTATGGCGTTAGCTCCCAGGTGCGCCTTGTTTGGCGTACCGTCAAGTTCTATCATTCTGGCATCTATTGCTTCCTGGGAGGTGACATTCATGCCCTTTAGAGCCGGGCCTAGAATAAGGTTCACGTTGTGGACTGCCTTGAGGACGCCTTTTCCCCGGTAACGCTTGGGGTCACCGTCTCTCAGTTCAACTGCTTCATATTTGCCGGTGCTGGCACCAGAGGGAACCATTGCTTTTCCGATGACACCTCCGGTAGTTTCTATTTCAACTTCGAGAGTGGGGTTGCCCCTTGAATCCAGAATTTCGCGGGCGTTGATCTTGCTGATTGAGGACATGCTTTATTCTTCTCCTTCAGGTTGGTTGTTTATCATATCCATTGCCAGGGCTACAGCTTCTGCTGCCGATGAAGCTCTTATTATTGCTTTATCTGGCTTTCCTCCTCGGGAAAACTCCCATGTATTGAGGCCGATTACTGGCACGCCGCTCTGCAGTGCGTAGCTGATTTCGGAAAGAGTACCGTAGCTGCCGCCGATTGCAATTACTGCTTGAGCTGATCTGGCTACGATAACATTACGTCCGTAACCCATGCCAGTAACCACTGGGATATCTACAAAACTGTTGGCTGACGAGCGTTTATCCCCGGGAAGTATTCCAACGGTAAGGCCTCCTGCCTGGCGGGCACCCCGGCATGCAGCTTCCATCACTCCTCCCAGTCCACCGCAGATTAGTACTACCCCCTTGCTGGCGATTTCTCTGCCGGTTTCTTCTGCCAGTCTCAAGTCTTCCTCAGAAGCTCTTGAGCCGCCGATGACAGATATGGTCTTTTTACTACTCATATTTTTGTATCTGCTACCAGGTGGATTATATCATCCACCTGTAGGCGGGGCAAAGAACCGGTTATAGTTGTTCATAGCTGCATCGAGCCCTTGTGTCAGCAAAACCTCAATTGCTTCGTTGACTCTGGGCAGAACCGATTGCATGAGTATTGTTTCCTGTGGTGTGAGCTCTCCAAGCACATAATCTATGATATCGTCTTCGCTTGATCCTTTCCCTGGTCTCCCAATACCAATTTTTAAGCGCACAAAATCCCGCGTACCCAGGCAGTTAATAATTGATTCAATACCTCTATGGCCAGCGGATTTGCCTCCCTGACGCAGGCGAATTTGACCTGGATTTAAATCCAGGTCATCGTGAATTACGATGGTGGAACAAGGCTGTGTTCGGTATTTTCTTACCAGTCGATTGACTGCTTCTCCACTCAGGTTCATATAAGTTTTCGGGCGAGCAAGTGTTACCAGTGTTCCGCTGATTTCCCCTGAGCCGATAAGGCTCAATCCTTCTCGAGCGCTAATTTTAATACCATGTTTTGAAGCTAGATAGTCAACAGCCATAAAACCCGCATTGTGACGAGTTTTGGCATAATCTTTGCCCGGATTGCCTAGCCCAATAATTAAGTACATCTTTTTAATGTCATGAGAACTCGGATTTTATACCAGACGGTTTAATACCAACCCTGATGGCAGTTTTGGATGAAAATAAGTTGATTTTCTGGGCATGCGCTCCCCGGCATCGGCAACGGTTATTATTGTTTCCGGCTTAACTGTACGCAGGATTATTGCCAGCTGGTGCTGCCCGCTCCTGACCAGATCTATCACTTCTTCCCGGTTGTGATTGAACGATATGCGGGAGAGGTCTGTCATGTCGTTAAGCCCAAGCAGGCTTTCCAGGATAATGTGGTCAACTATACTCACATCCAACGATTTATATAGCTCGGAATGGAATGCAGGCATCATGCTGTTTAGCTTGTTTTGGTCTTTTACGGCAAGTACGTATACCCGATCTCCCCCAAGCCCAAACAGCACCATGCGGGTTGCGCCAGGTCTTGTCAGTTCGTCGTCTATGCTGTTCCAGGAATTCAGTTTATCCAGATGGAATTCGGTGATATCAAACAGCTCCTCCAACCTTGGGATCAATCCGTTGATATTACCCCATCTCACACCTCGTATGAGGCGGTGAGATGGGAGGATTACAAGTCCTGGGTCCGTGATGGAAACCAGTTCCATCATAAGAAAGTTAAAAGATTCTTCGCCAGTAGTTACTCCAAGCAGAGCTTCCTGTTCTCGCCGGTATTTGAGTGCACTTTCATAACGGTGATGACCGTCCGCTATATAGAGTGGCTTGGATTCAAACATACACGAAAGCGCCCGAACTGCCCTGGGCTCGGTAATTATCCATAGTTCGTGTCGATCGTCATCGTAGCCAGTTGTGGCTACGTGGGGAGCGATATTAGTAAGATTTTCCAGCATTGATCCAACGGTGTTATCGCCATCTTCATACATGGCAAACACCGGACTGGT
It includes:
- a CDS encoding 2-hydroxyacyl-CoA dehydratase — encoded protein: MKSVGITTTIPLECLIAADCQPIDLNNLFISHPNPNKLVDIAEKAGFSLNTCTWIKGIYGACLENEVDTVICVTGGDCSNTLMLMEVLELKGINTIPFGYPPSPNPDYILAAMEKLCNLLGTSMKNAEEVRQALLKPRSLALELDRMTWQDNLISGFENHIWLVSTSDFNQDYVKYSHDLEFFIANSANRVPYSPDYLRLAYIGVPPVFAKPLYDFVEENEARVVYNEVQRQFAMPELGDNLAEQYSNYTYPYNTASRLADIAKQIQARRIDGVIHYVQSFCHRAISDIVFRTKLNVPILTLEGSNDYNINQHLRTRIEAFIDMLQRSKIEKGKIKGGL
- the tcmP gene encoding three-Cys-motif partner protein TcmP, which encodes MIKQPDPRLVSKVYCHKLECLEDFLKSFASGGSAQGYCYLELFAKPGEYRCKESGAIVKDLSHRALRIKPGFGRYVFAVPSADHPAEFSGIDALVISGNILYDSTRRQIFDQIPRSSDILCIIDPSGYSRLRWSTMKKIITGGTNWQGYRMDMLFIFPLENALFKNISRPNCRYSLTRFFGTNGWQGTAKDLAEGQIPPLKARLKMINLYAENLKGQGYRHVEVFNPAKPGRIPDYFIIWASDRQSRIRQIKNIWQKTRFLPGEMFHQPL
- the eno gene encoding phosphopyruvate hydratase — protein: MSSISKINAREILDSRGNPTLEVEIETTGGVIGKAMVPSGASTGKYEAVELRDGDPKRYRGKGVLKAVHNVNLILGPALKGMNVTSQEAIDARMIELDGTPNKAHLGANAILGISLAAAYTAANYTLQPLYKYLNRGEDMCLPVPMFNILNGGRHAANSTDFQEFMVMPTGAGSFSGALQMGAEVYHSLKAVLSHYKLGTTVGDEGGFAPSLPSNTTAIDIIIEAIEKAGYFPGKDCHVALDVAASEFYSENTYLLAQENKKLASRQLIDYYVKLINEYPVISIEDGLDEDDWEGWQKLNNKAGNNVQLVGDDLYVTNIDRLGKGIKSRASNSILIKLNQIGTVSETLAAIEMARKASFTAVVSHRSGETEDTTIADLAVAMGTGQIKTGAPCRSERTAKYNRLLKIEAELGPKAIYPGIRAFYNLRGEEDDKATRPPSGI
- a CDS encoding TIGR00725 family protein, whose product is MSSKKTISVIGGSRASEEDLRLAEETGREIASKGVVLICGGLGGVMEAACRGARQAGGLTVGILPGDKRSSANSFVDIPVVTGMGYGRNVIVARSAQAVIAIGGSYGTLSEISYALQSGVPVIGLNTWEFSRGGKPDKAIIRASSAAEAVALAMDMINNQPEGEE
- the pth gene encoding aminoacyl-tRNA hydrolase; amino-acid sequence: MYLIIGLGNPGKDYAKTRHNAGFMAVDYLASKHGIKISAREGLSLIGSGEISGTLVTLARPKTYMNLSGEAVNRLVRKYRTQPCSTIVIHDDLDLNPGQIRLRQGGKSAGHRGIESIINCLGTRDFVRLKIGIGRPGKGSSEDDIIDYVLGELTPQETILMQSVLPRVNEAIEVLLTQGLDAAMNNYNRFFAPPTGG
- a CDS encoding DUF1015 domain-containing protein, producing the protein MAFIKPFRGIRYNNKFVPDLSKAICPPYDVISQSGQENYHRLNKYNYIRIEHSQELPADDDSDNKYTRALTTLEKWLDETVLIQDREPAIYIHDHYFNLGGKEYRRRTMISAVRVEDWSKMIIRPHEGTLPKARSDREMLLRSLKANTSPVFAMYEDGDNTVGSMLENLTNIAPHVATTGYDDDRHELWIITEPRAVRALSCMFESKPLYIADGHHRYESALKYRREQEALLGVTTGEESFNFLMMELVSITDPGLVILPSHRLIRGVRWGNINGLIPRLEELFDITEFHLDKLNSWNSIDDELTRPGATRMVLFGLGGDRVYVLAVKDQNKLNSMMPAFHSELYKSLDVSIVDHIILESLLGLNDMTDLSRISFNHNREEVIDLVRSGQHQLAIILRTVKPETIITVADAGERMPRKSTYFHPKLPSGLVLNRLV